One stretch of Chiroxiphia lanceolata isolate bChiLan1 chromosome 1, bChiLan1.pri, whole genome shotgun sequence DNA includes these proteins:
- the DPH3 gene encoding DPH3 homolog: MSVFHDEVEIEDFEYDEETETYSYPCPCGDRFLITREDLENGEDVATCPSCSLILRVIYDQEQFMRDEVVAEPLPNKELVKC; the protein is encoded by the exons ATGTCGGTGTTCCACGACGAGGTGGAGATCGAGGACTTCGAGTACGACGAGGAGACCGAGACCTACAGCTACCCGTGCCCCTGCGGGGACCGGTTCCTTATCACTCGG GAGGACCTGGAGAACGGGGAGGACGTGGccacctgtcccagctgctccctgatCTTGCGCGTCATTTACGACCAG GAGCAGTTCATGCGTGATGAAGTCGTTGCGGAACCTTTGCCAAACAAGGAGTTGGTTAAGTGCTGA